The Prosthecobacter vanneervenii region CGGTGTCGGCATCGAAGTACGTGTGCACCGGGACCTCCCCGTGCAGCAGCTCGTGGAGACCATGCAGGTCATCGAAGATGCCGGCATCCAGAAGACCGCCGTCACCACCCACGCAGCCGCTCCCTGACCTTCCCGCCACCCCTCACACCATGCCGCGCAGACGACCAACAACACTCGAGCCGATATCCCCGGCTGTGTTTGTCGTGGTCTCGTTGCACCTAGCCGCCGCGCTTGGCGTGTGGTGGAGTTTTCAAAACGTCAAGAGCAGCCACCTCGCTGCGCGGCAGCGTCAGCTCGCTTGGATGAACCCGGCCGACTTCAAGACCGTGGTGCCTCCGCTCACCGTGCCGCGTGCCAAAGCCATCGCGTCTGCTCCCACCAAGTCAAAGCCTGCAGCCGCACAGCCCGCCCCCGCAGCAGCCCCAGCTCCTGCTCCAGCGCCAGTCGCTCCTGCGGCATCTGCCACCGCCGAGGCCCCCGTGCAGAAAGCCACGCTGGTCTCCGCCCCACCGCAGCAGCACGTGATGGAGACCATCGGCAGTTCCACTTCCACACCTCTCTTTGCCTCTCCCACCCCGGCAGCCAAGCCATCGGCCAATCGCAGCATCACCCTGCGCCGCACCCAGGAGCGCGCTCCCACCGTGGCAGGCGTGGACTCACCCGCCCCGCCCATCACCAGCCCCTCGCTCATGGATATCGCACGGCTCAATGCCATGCGCCCTGCCGTGCCCCCGCCAGGCAGCCTCATGCCGGTCAAGGAGGACGAGGCCAAC contains the following coding sequences:
- a CDS encoding TonB C-terminal domain-containing protein translates to MPRRRPTTLEPISPAVFVVVSLHLAAALGVWWSFQNVKSSHLAARQRQLAWMNPADFKTVVPPLTVPRAKAIASAPTKSKPAAAQPAPAAAPAPAPAPVAPAASATAEAPVQKATLVSAPPQQHVMETIGSSTSTPLFASPTPAAKPSANRSITLRRTQERAPTVAGVDSPAPPITSPSLMDIARLNAMRPAVPPPGSLMPVKEDEANMDVVDEAVNTAFLSTWVAPPITSVPENQREARLSISIGKDGSVIKSQMTKFSHSHALDESILEASSKVKKISISLPSNYSKESYDLELNFLLLP